The following are encoded in a window of Salvia miltiorrhiza cultivar Shanhuang (shh) unplaced genomic scaffold, IMPLAD_Smil_shh fragScaff_scaffold_8_1, whole genome shotgun sequence genomic DNA:
- the LOC131003189 gene encoding uncharacterized protein LOC131003189: MHGNSYFLEYILVRTDLDTLLMPMLETLYNAPRRTPNHIYMVLIVLLILSQDSSFNASIHKLMLPNVPWYQERRLHQTSLGSLMIIILVRTVKYNLSKLRDIYLHTNCLATLSNMAPNVNRLSAYASQQLVSLFDMLSRKYNKLAELKNDKMNIADAVARGNNFLEDPLMELHIYTDFLRLVLEILNAILTYALPRNPEVVYAIMHRQEVLLPFRNHPRFSELLENIFTVRIHPRIFQFWTL; encoded by the exons ATGCACGGAAATTCATACTTTTTGGAGTATATTTTGGTGCGAACAGATCTGGATACACTG TTGATGCCCATGTTGGAAACTTTATATAATGCTCCAAGAAGAACGCCCAATCACATATATATGGTTCTGATAGTCCTTCTTATACTTAGCCAAGATTCCTCTTTCAATGCCAGCATTCACAAACTG ATGCTTCCTAATGTTCCATGGTATCAAGAACGTCGCCTTCATCAAACTTCTCTTGGTTCCCTAATGATCATAATTTTGGTTAGGACTGTGAAATATAACCTCTCTAAACTGAGG GATATCTATCTTCACACTAATTGCCTGGCAACTTTGTCAAATATGGCACCAAATGTTAACCGTCTGAGTGCATATGCATCACAACAGTTGGTCAGCCTTTTTGACATGCTTTCACGCAA GTACAATAAATTAGCAGAGCTTAAAAATGATAAGATGAACATAGCAGATGCAGTTGCAAGAGGAAACAACTTTCTGGAGGATCCT TTAATGGAACTGCATATATATACCGACTTCCTGAGACTCGTGTTGGAGATACTAAATGCAATTCTAACTTATGCATTACCAAGAAATCCAGAG GTTGTTTACGCAATTATGCATAGGCAGGAGGTTCTTCTACCATTCAGGAATCATCCCCGGTTTAGTGAGCTTCTGGAAAACATATTTACTGTACGTATTCATCCGAGAATATTCCAATTTTGGACTTTATAA
- the LOC131003195 gene encoding probable pectin methylesterase CGR2: MKKVLHVGPETCSVVSQLLKQEDTEVWGIEPYELDDADASCKNLVRKGIVRVADIKFPLPYRPKTFSLVIVSDALDYLSPKYLNKTVPQLARVASDGLVILSGYPGQQRAKVSELSKWGRPGNESLNQSTKKKL, from the exons ATGAAAAAGGTATTGCATGTTGGTCCTGAAACCTGCTCGGTGGTCTCTCAATTATTGAAACAAGAGGATACAGAAGTCTGGGGTATAGAGCCTTATGAGTTAGATGATGCTGATGCCAGCTGCAAGAATCTAGTTCGCAAAGGCATCGTGCGAGTGGCTGATATCAAATTTCCCCTTCCGTACAGGCCTAAGACATTTTCCCTCGTCATAGTTTCAGATGCATTGGATTACTTGTCTCCTAAGTATCTTAACAAGACTGTTCCACAGCTAGCGAGGGTAGCTTCTGATGGCTTAGTTATATTATCTG GTTACCCAGGTCAGCAAAGAGCTAAAGTGTCGGAGCTTTCCAAGTGGGGGCGCCCG GGTAATGAATCATTAAACCAAAGCACCAAGAAAAAGTTGTGA